Genomic DNA from Pseudomonas sp. CCC3.1:
GCAGTGCGCCGCAATGGTTGCAGGCGCTGGTCAAAATCAAGACGCCGTTGTTGCCGTTCGCGGTGGTGGTGTGTGTGTTGCTGGCCGTGGCGGTGCATCTGTTTCTGATGCGTTCAACCTGGGGCGTGGTGTTGCGCGGCGCCGGTGGCAACCCGTTGGCGATTGCCAAGGCCGGGTGGTCGTTACTGCGGATCAAGGTCACGTTGTACGCCATGGCGGGCACGTTTGGCGTGCTCTCAGGCTTGTTTCTGGTGGGTTTGACCACGTCGGCTGACGCCAACATGGCCTTGCGTTACACCTTGCTGTCGATTGCCGGAGTGATTCTGGGCGGCGGTGAATTCACCGGCGGACGGGTTTCGCCCGTGGGTGCGGTGCTGGGGGCATTGACCCTGGTGCTGGCCGGGTCGCTGTTGTCGTTTATCCGCATTTCGCCGGATTGGCAGATCGGCGCCCAGGGCGCGATTTTGATTCTGGTGCTGGCCCTGCGCACTGCCGTCAACCGTCTAGAGGCTCGTCCAGCATGAACCTGAACCTTCATTTCGACCGTGTGCGCAGCAAACCCTGGTTGTGGTCGTTTCTGGCGGCCTTACTGGTGTGGCTCGCGACTCTGGTGTTTACCCGAGGCGAGGGCGCGGGAGCATTGACCTCCAGCGCGCTGTCTTTTTCAGCCTTTTTTGTGATCGTCGGTGTGGGGCAGATGTTAGTCATCACCACCGGCCCCGGCAATATCGACCTGTCGATCCCGGCCAATATCGCCCTGAGCGGTGCGGTCGGGATGAAGCTGATGGACAGCCAGAACGATCTGATCGTCCTGGGCGTGATTGGCGTGCTGGGCGTCGGGGTGTTGGTGGGGTGTGCCAACTACGCACTGATTCGCGTGCTGCGGATCCCGCCGATCATTGCCACGCTGTCGGCCAGCTTTTTGTTGCAGTCCGTGGCCATCGCTTACGGGCGCAGTGTGCGGATTGCACCGCCGGAGCTGTTTTATCAGTTCTCGACCGGGAACGTGATGGGCGTGCCTTATCTGGCGGTCGCGGTGATCGTGCTGACGGTCTTTGCAGGCTACCTGCTGAGCCGCACGCTCTATGGCCGCTGGGCATTGGCCGTGGGCCAGAACATGCGGGCGGCCGAGTTGGCCGGGGTACGGGTCGAGCGTGTGCGCTGGGCGACGTACGTGCTGAGCGCAGTGTTTGCCAGCCTCTGCGGTGTGTTGCTGGCGGGGTTTTCCGGTGGCGCGTCGCTGAGCATGGGCGATGAATACCTGCTGGCTTCGATTGCCGTGGTGGTGATCGGCGGCACGTCGGTGGCGGGCGGGTTTTCCAACGTGCCGGGCCTGTGGGGTGCGGCGCTGTTTCTGTATTTGCTGGTCAGCATGCTCAACACCTTTGGGGCCAGCGCGGGTGTGCGGCTGATCCTTACCGGGGTCATCATTATTGCGGTGATCGCCGCCGTTAGCGGGCGCAAAAGCCTGCGTAGCCTTTGAGTCAGGACCGAGAAATGAACGACGAGATTTACCAATACAACGACAATCGCTTTCGTAACCTGACGATACCCAACACCCAACTGGAGCGCCTCTATGAAGGGTGCCGCTGGGCAGAAGGCCCGGTATGGTTCAACGATGGCGGCTACCTGCTGTGGAGCGACATCCCTAACCAGCGCATCTTGCGCTGGATCCCGGGGCAGCCTGTCTCGGTGTTTCGCACGGAATCTAACTTTGCCAACGGCAACACCCGTGACCTGCAAGGGCGGCTGGTGACCTGCCAGCACGGCACCCGAAGCGTCACCCGCACCGAGCCGGATGGCCGAATCACGGTGCTTGCCGATCAGTTCGAAGGCAAACGTCTCAACTCGCCTAATGACGTGGTGGTGCACAGTGATGGCGGTATCTGGTTCACCGACCCGACCTACGGCATTCTCAGCGACTACGAAGGCTATCAGGCCGAGCCGGAACAGAGCGGGCGCAATGTGTTTCGTATTGACCCGAACACGTTTGAAATCACCTGCGTTGCCGATGACTTCGAACAGCCCAACGGTCTGGCATTTTCGCCGGATGGAAAGACCCTGTACGTCGCCGATTCGGCCCGTTCTCACGACCCGGATGCCGCGCACCATATTCGTGCCCTGCAGGTCATTGATAACTGCCGGCTAGGCCCGTCACGTGTGTTGGCGCAAATCGAACCGGGTATTCCGGACGGCTTGCGGGTCGATGTTCAGGGCAATATCTGGACCAGTGCCGGTGACGGGGTTCAGTGTTTCGATAAAAACGGTGTGCTGCTGGGCAAGATTCTATTGCCTGAAAAAGTGGCCAATCTGACGTTTGGCGGGCCACGGCGTAATCGCCTGTTCATCACGGCCAATACATCGCTGTACTCGATCTTTGTTGCGGTTGCGGGGGCTCAGTGGCCGTGAGGCGCACGCTTAGCGCTTGCTGTTGAAGCGCTCAGTTTCATAGGGGCTTCAATCTGTACCTCGTTATAGCCCGTACCGTTTGGTGTGCTGCGGCTGCGCAGCACACTACACAGGCTGCTGTTACCCGGCTGGCGATCTGCAGGGCCACAACTCTCAGACAGACAGCCGGTGATCATCGGCTGGTCGGGGTTGCCTTTGAAGAATGCCACCAGCACCTCTGTGCCGACGGGTGGCGGGGTTTCCCAGCTGGGAGGCATTGGCAGCCAACAGCAGCTGTTTTGAGCTTTTTGCACTTGGCTGTGCCAGTGAAACTGCACCTTGACCCGCTGGGCCGTGTCATTTTTGATCACGCGCGCGATGTGCGTCTCCAGTACGCAGGGCCGAGTGTGTTTGCATGCCGGGCGATAGGCCTCGCCCAGCAATGTGACGGCAAACTGATTGCGATAACCCTGAACAAAACCGTCTGTGGGTGTGTGCTCCAGTGTGTGCGGTTGTTTGCCTTGGTGATGAATTTCGGTCAGCAGCCACATTGCGTTGAAATAGCCGCTGTTCAACGCGGACGGATGGTTTTTATCGAAGAGAAACGGCGTCGGATGCTCAAGTGCCGAGAAAGCATTCTGGTTATCGCCAAACACCAGCAGATGCCCCTGGCGGGTGTGCTGGAAGTGATAGTGAATGCCTTCTTCTTCGCACAGGCGCTGGAGAAAGTGCAGGTCGGTTTCATGATGTTGCACGCAGTAATCACGAACGTGACACACGTGTTCGAGCTTGAACGCATAGGTGTCACTGAAGATGCTGTGTTCTTTGAGGAGTTGCCCAATGATTTGCTCGGCGGTTTGCTGCTCAAAGATGCGCTGGTTGGTGCGATGCTCAAGGTACGCCAGTTGCGGTACCAGGGTCAGTGTGTAAAGCGTGAAGTCGGGGTGGGGAAGGCCTTGGGCGATGGCATAGATTTGCCCGTGAACGCCTTGGCCATCGGTGCCGTAGGCCAGAAAGGCAGGCTGATGCAGCAGTTCAACGAGGTCCAGATTGGCGTGTTCGCAGACAATCTCGACAACGAAGGTATAAGGCAAATTGATGGCTTCGTTGCCGTTGAAGGAAAGAACGTGAAAGGCGTTGGTAATACCTTCGACCGTGAGACTGAAACGAGGAAGAGGGAGTATGCGTGACATGTTCGCGATTCCTTGCGCTGCGGGCACCCTGATGTAACAAAACGTCAGGAAAACTGTGGGTCACGCAAGTGTGCAAGCCGTTTTTGAAACTGGCTGTAGTACAAATCCTTTTAGTACTTAAGGAGTAAGCGAAGATTGGGTAGGGATGTTTTGTAGGTTGTCTAGGGTCTGTACGAAATGTTTTCAACGCCGCATAACCGAGCGTAGATACATTTCGTACAGAACCTAGGCCCAGCCCACAGTGACGGCGGTCAGCACCAGATACCGAGCGCCTTTAGCCAGCGTCACGATCAGCACGAAACTCCACAATGGTTCGCGCATGACACCGGCGATGACAGTCAATGGATCGCCAATAACAGGCACCCAACTTAACAACAAGGACCAGCGCCCGTAGCGCAGGTAGAAACGTTGTGCCTTGTCCAATTGGGGGTCGCTGACCGGGAACCAGCGGTGATGGCGAAAGCGTTCAATCGAGCGCCCCAATACCCAGTTCAAGACAGAACCGAGCACATTGCCCAGCGTCGCGACGCATAGCAGGGTTATAGCGACATAGTTGCCGGACAGCAACATGGCCACCAGCACGGCTTCAGATTGCATGGGCAGTATCGACGCGGCGCCGAACGCCGCGAAGAACAGGCCAAGGTAGCTGGTGAGTTCAAACACTCAAGTGCCTGCGTTAGTGGTTTTAATGGAGTTGCGTAGCAGCTGCCGAGCTGCGCGAGGCTGCGTCCGATTGCGCAGCGATCGTAAATAACGAACGCAAGGCTTAACTGATGTACCCTACAGCCCTTTCTTCACGACGGCAGCACCGCCGGACGTAGCCTCGCGCAGCTCGGCAACTGCTACGGGTGGTGGAGTTGCTATGGGCAGCCTTATCGCAGGCTTGGCCCGCAATCACAAGTCTTGCGTTTCCAGCACGTAACGCAATGAAGCGGGTAAGGTCTCGCCGTGGCTCATGCCGTCGAAGGTGTGGTAATCAACGGTCAGCCCCGGAATGCCGCTCAACTGGTGTTTCAACTGTTGCATCAAACGATCCGCTTGTCCGACGCTGGGCCCGCGCGGGTTGCCGGGTTCGGCGGTGCCGCGCATCAAGAGCAGGTGCGCATGATGGCCGTCGAGGCGTTGTTTAAAGTTAGCGGGCGGTTTGACCTCGGTCCACCACAACGACGGGCTGGCGGCCGCGTAATGGGCAAATTCTGCGGGCCGGGTGAGCAGGGCGTGCAGCACCAGCAAGCCGCCGTAGGAATGGCCCCACAGGGTTTGCTGTTGCAGGTTGATCGGTGCCTGGGCAGCAACGGCCGGACGCATTTTGTCACGCAGCAAGTCGAGGAATTCGTCGGCACCGCCGCTCGGTTGATCGGTCAAGGGGTCGGCTTGCCGGGCGAGACCGGGCCTGTTCGGGGTGTAGTCATAGGTGCGAGCAGTGCGCTCAATGCGCAGTGGCGTCTGGTAGCCGACGGCGACCAGCAATGGCGCTTTGCCGTCGGCCAGCGTTTTCAGTAACGGCGGGTCCAGTGCGCCGATGGCCGCATTGCCATCGAGCATCCATACCAGCGGGTAACCCCCTGCGGGCGGCGGGGTCGTGGGGCGGCCAATCCACAGTTGGTAATGGCGCTGGCCGTCTGCGGAATCAATCAATAGGCTGCTGAAGCGGTAGCTCAAGTCGTTGCGCTGCAGCAGGCGGGTATCCATTGGCTGGTCAGGCGCAGGCCTGGCCTGCGCGGCTTGCACTGGCAAGGCCAGGGCAAGCAGCAACGCCAAAAGGAGAGGCAGGTTTCTCATCAGGCGATCTCGTTATGGTTTAAAACGATGCAGTCAGGCTGGTGTAAATCGTGCGCCCCGGCTCGTTGTAAGTGGCGGCCCCGGCCCCGGCAATGTTGGTCACGCCCTGAGCATTGCCTGCGCGGAACAGGCGTTTGTCAAACAGGTTGTCGACGCCCGCCGTCACGCTCAGGTGACTGGTGATGGCGTAGGTGCCGCTGATACCGGTGATGGCATAAGGCGATACCTGGTGGTTGGAGGTACCGGTGACACGGTCGCCGTGGTAGTCATATTTTTTCGGCGTTTGCTTGCCGTACCAGGCCACGCTGGCTTGCAGCGACAGGTCTTGAGTGGCCTGCCAGTCCAGCATCGAGTTCAGGGTGTAACGCGGCGTGACAGACAGGTAGTCCCCGGTTTCCTTGTTTTTCGATTGCAGCATGTAGGTGAAGTTGTTGGTCCAGGTGACTTGCGGCGCCAGTGGCAGCGCCAGCGTGCCTTCCAGGCCTTCCACCAGTGCCTTGGGTATGTTTTCCCATTGATAGATCGCCGCATTGGCGTAAGTGCCAGTGCCGCCCACGGCGGTGCCGACCGGAGTCATGCCGGATTCGATCTTGTTTTTGTAGTCGTTGCGAAAGTACGTCAGACCCGCCACTACACCCTCGTGTTTGTACTCGATGCCCAGCTCTTTGTTGACGCTGGTTTCGGCCTTGAGGTCGGCGTTGCCTTGCAAGTAGCAACTGGTGCTTTGGCCGTAGCAGCCCTGGCCACGGCTATACAGCAGATAGTCAGGATCGAGCTGGTACAGGTTGGGCGCCTTGTAGGAACGGGCGATGCCTGCCTTGAGTGTCACGGTGTCGGTCAAGGCATGCGACAGGTTGAGCGACGGGCTCCAGTTGTCGCCCACAACGCTGTGATGATCCAGGCGCAAGCCGGGTGTGAGCATGGTGCCGGGGTACAGCTCAATGTTGTCGGCTGCAAACAGCGAGAAAATCTGCGCCGCCGACTCGGTGCTGCGGTTGGTGCTGGTCAGGCCGCTGACCGAGCCGCCTTCGCTGGTGGTCTGGGTATTGGCGCTTGGGTCGTCGAGTTTTTGCTGGGTCCACTCGGTGCCCAGGGTCAGCGTTTGGTCGAAACCGGCGTGCAGCGGTAAGTTGACCTCGCCATGGGCGGTCAGATCCTTCAGTACGGCGGTGTAGAAATCGTTGCTGCTGAAGATGCCTTCTGTGCCACCCGCAAGGCCTTCATTGATCCGCGTGTTGCGAGTCTTTTCGTATTGCAGGTAGGCCATGCTGTTACCGAAATCCCAATCGGCGCGGTGAGTCAGCGCGTAGGTTTCGCGGTAAGTGCGGTTAGTTTCGTGGCCCAACAGGTTTTTCACGTAGGTGTTGCTGTTGGTGTTTTGCGTGTCGCCGCTATAGATATTGCCCTGGCGGCTGTACCCGGCTTCGAAATCCAGGGTTTGGTCGGGAGTGATGCGCCAGCTCAGCAAGCCATTCACGTCTTTGTTGCGCACGCCTTCGCGGCCTGCTGGCAGGGTGCCTGCCTGGGTGCCGGTGCGCTCCGATTCGTGGCCGGAGTTGATGTCCCAGTCATCCGAATCGGTTTTCGCGACGTTGCCATAGACCCGATAGCTCAGGTTGTCAGTCAGCGGGCCATTGAGGCCGAAGCTCACCCGTTTGGTGGCACCTTCGTCACCGTGGGTCGGGAAGTTGCTGTACACCGTGGCGTTGCCGTGGGTTTCAGTCCCTGCCTGTTTGGTGATGATATTGACCACCCCGCCCGCAGCGCCGTTGCCGTAAAGCGCCGCCGCCGGACCACGCAGCACTTCGATACGCTCGACCTGATCAGCGGGTACCCAGTTGGTGTCGCCTCGGCTGTCACGCTCACCGCGCCAGCCGTAGCGCACAGAGTTGCGGCTGTTGACCGGCTTGCCATCCACCAGAATCAGCGTGTTTTCCGGGCCCATGCCGCGAATGTCGATCTGGCGGTTGTTGCCGCGCTGGCCGCTGGTGGAGTTACCCGTCAGGTTCACCCCCGGCATGGTCCGAATGATCTGTGACAGGTCATTGGCCGGCGGGCGTTTCTTGATGTCTTCGGCGGTGATGATCGACACCCCAGGCGCCTGCTTGGTTTCTTCCAGTGCAGTGGCAACGACGTTGGTGTTTTGCAGTTCCAGTGGCGCAGGGGTGGTGTCCTGAGTAGCAGCATGAACGGAACTGGCCAGCAACCAGCAGCTGGACAAGACAAAAGGGGCGAGAGGGCGCAGCGCATGTAACGACATCAGGTGATCTCCGAGACAACCAGATACAAGAAGATCACGAATGATAATAACTGCTAATTGAGAGTAAAGCGCATTAACTTTCTAAACACTTCTCGGCAGGCAACAACAGATGCATGCACAGGCCCGTCGGGCTATTGGTTGCCCACAATCGGCCTTGTTGCAGTTCGATAGCACGCTGGGCAATGGCCAGCCCCAGGCCGAAACCTTCACCGATTGAGCCCTTGAGGCGCTGATACGGCACAAACAGGTCAGGCAAGTCTTCAGCGGCCACGCCGGAGCCTTCATCTTTAAGGCATAAATGCCAAGCGTCGCCTTCGCGCCAGCCGCTTAACGTCACCTTGCCGTGTGCAGGCGAATACCGAATGGCATTGCGCAGCAGGTTTTCCAGGGCCTGGGCCAGGCTGTCGAGGTGCACATGCACATAACAATCGGTGCCGAGCAGGCAAGGCAGCCGCTCGGGAGCCCAGCCACTTTCGAAACAGGCGTCTTCACACAGCGCCTCCCATACCGACAACACCAGTACGGGTTCGCTGCGCAGTTGTGGGCGTTCAGTGTCCATCCAGGCCAGGTTCAGGGTGTCTTCCAGCAAGCGCTGCATGTCATCGATTTCACGGTCCAGCCGTTGGCGCAATTGGTCCGGCGGCAAAAGGCTGTCATGGGCGATACGCAAACGGGCCAGCGGCGTGCGCAGTTCGTGAGACAAGGTGCGCAGCAATAAACGCTGCTGGTTCAGGCTGCTGCGCAGGCGGCTGGCCATGTGCTCAAAGGCTTGAGCCAGTTCGCCCAGCTCATCGCGGCGCTTGATCAACGGCAGCGGCACCTCACTGTCCAGGTCATCGGCCCGTAGCGCGTCGGCCCGGTCGCGCAAGCGATTGAGTGGCAGCACCAAATGCCGATACAGCAACAGCCCGAGCAGGGCGGCGAGCAAGGTGGGCATCACGCCATGGCTGAGCACGTGGGTCCAGGGGGTGAGGCCACTTGGCAGCATGCGTTCAGGGAGCTGGATGACCAGTTGGCCTTGGTCAGGGTGGTTCGGGAACGGGATGCTGACGTAGGGCAGTGCGTCTTGCAGGCGTCTACTCATGGGCCAATGCAGTTGGCGCATAAAGGTCAACTGGCGATAAATCTGGGGCGTCAGCGGGGTGTTGCTCAGGCTTTCGAGGTTCGGGCCCAGTACGCTGACCCAGGTGTTTTCTTTGGCGGCCAGTTGCTGGGTGAAGCGTTCGAGCCCCGGCGTGCCTTGTGCTTGCCAGAGACTCTCGGCTTGTTGGGCGTAGTCGCCCAGATAATCACGCTCTTGCGCAGACAAGAAATAGGTTCGGCGCTCGGCCGAAAGGCCCCAGATCCAGATAATCCAGGTCAGCAGCAAACAGAAGCTGACTTGCAGCAGCGCCAGCTTCCACAACAAGGGATGACGGCGCATCAGGTACGCTCCGTCTCGACCAGGATGTAACCCTGACCGCGCACGGCCTGAATCTGAATATGCTGCGCGCCGATGGCGGCCAGCTTGCGCCGCACATTGCACACATGCACGTCCAGGCCACGATCCAGGCGGGTATAAATGCGGTGCAGCACATGCTGGTACAGAAACGCTTTGCTCAGGGGTTCGCCACCGTGTTCGTGCAGGGTCATCAACACGCGATATTCCGACAGGGTTAGCCCGGCGCTCTGGCCGTTATGCACGACGTCTTGCGCCGCCTCGTCAAAGCTCAATGCGCCGTTTTGACGCTCCGCAGGTACGGGCTTGAGCATGGCCATGCGCCGCAGCAGGGCGTCGGTGCGGGCGTCCAGTTCCGCGAGGCTGAAAGGTTTGGGCAGATAGTCATCGGCGCCCCGGGTAAAACCGGTGATGCGGTCTTGTTCGTTGCCCAGTGCCGACATCAGCATCACGGGGATATTTTGCTGGCTGCGCAGGGCTTCAAGCAGCGACAGGCCATCCATGCCCGGCAACATGATGTCGAGCAGCACCAGATCAAACGGACGTTCCTGTAAGGCCTTCAGGCCTTGAATGCCGTCAGGACAACTGGTCACGGTAAAGCCTCGCAGCAGCAGATGACGCTCCAGGTCGTGTCGCAGTCTGAAATCGTCTTCTACCAACAGCAGGTGAGTGGGTATAGGCATAGGGGGTTCTAATGAGAATATTTCACATTTGCGAATATCCCATTAATGTCAATGCTTCGCAAATGCTATCAAGGACGACGCGTCAGCTTTTATCAGTCTGGCGCGCAGGTTGCACAGCGGATCTGATCAACTACAGGTCGGATTCACACAAAAAAGGCGTCTTTGCATCTGTTCGAATGATCCTCAACGGCCCGCCCCGATGGCGGCTTCTGAAGTGCGATCACAGACAAGGGTAAATGACATGCAAATGCCTAAAACCATCCAGATCAAGAACGGCGAAAAAGTCACGCCGACGTTCTCGGCCCAGGAATACGCCAATCGCCAGGCCAAGCTGCGCGCCTATATGGCGCAAAACAACATCGATGCGGCGGTGTTCACCTCGTACCACAACCTCAACTATTACAGCGATTTCCTGTACTGCTCGTTCGGGCGCAACTATGCGCTGGTGGTCACGCAGGAGAGCGCGGTGACTATCAGCGCCAACATCGACGGTGGCCAGCCATGGCGCCGGACCATGGGCACCGACAACATCGTGTACACCGACTGGCAGCGCGACAACTACTTCGTCGCTATCCAGCAAGCGCTGCCCAAGGCCGGGCGTATCGGCATCGAATTCGACCACATGAACCTGCTCAATCGCGACAAGCTGGCCAGTCGTTACCCGCAAGCTGAGTTCGTCGACATCGCAGCGCCGTGCATGCGCATGCGCATGATCAAGTCCGCCGAAGAGCACGCCATCATTCGTCATGGCGCGCGCATTGCCGACATTGGCGGCGCGGCCATTGTCGAAGCCCTGCGTGACCAAGTGCCGGAATACGAAGTGGCGCTGCACGCAACTCAGGCCATGGTCCGCGAAATTGCCCGCACCTTCCCGGACTCCGAACTGATGGACACCTGGACCTGGTTCCAGTCGGGTATCAACACCGATGGTGCGCACAACCCGGTGACCACCCGCAAGGTCAACAAAGGCGACATTCTGAGCCTTAACTGCTTCCCGATGATTGCCGGTTACTACACCGCGCTGGAACGTACCCTGTTCCTCGATCACTGCTCTGACGAACACCTGCGGTTGTGGGAAGTGAACGTCAAAGTGCACGAGGCCGGATTAAAACTGATCAAGCCGGGCATGCGCTGCTCGGACATCGCCTTGCAATTGAACGAAATTTTCCTTGAGCACGACCTGCTGCAATACCGCACCTTTGGCTATGGCCACTCATTCGGCACGTTAAGCCACTACTACGGCCGAGAAGCCGGGCTGGAACTGCGTGAAGACATCGACACCGTGCTGGAACCGGGGATGGTGGTGTCGATTGAGCCGATGATCATGATCCCTGAAGGCCGGCCGGGCGCGGGTGGCTATCGCGAGCACGACATTTTGATCGTCAATGAGCAGGGCGGTGAAAACATCACCCATTTCCCGTATGGCCCGCAGCACAACATCATCAAGCAATAACCTGTGTGGGAGCACTTCAGACATCTGTGGGAGCCTGGCTTGCCAGCGATGGCATCGGCGCGGTTTAAACCGTAAAACCGCAGCGTCTGTATCGCTGGCAAGCCAGGCTCCCACCGTTTGAGGTGTGCCAAACGTTCTGAACACCCAACGCATGCGCGCTCAGACGCGCAGCGTTTTCTGACCCATTACCCCTGCCAACAAAAGCACAATGAGGGTATTTGTCATGTCCACAGTTTCGTCCACGCTGTCCCTGACCGTCGAACAACAGCTCGAACTCAGCAGTGAACGCAAGGCATTGCGCCGTGCGGCCACGGCCAGTTTTCTGGGCAACTTTGTCGAGTGGTTTGACTACGCTGCTTATGGCTATCTGGCGACGGTCATCGCCTTGACGTTTTTCCCGCAGACCGATGCCGCCACCGGGTTGCTGGCAACCTTCGCGGTGTTTGCGCTGTCGTTTATCGTGCGTCCGATCGGAGGGCTTATCTGGGGCCATTTCGGAGACAAATACGGGCGCCGCAGTGCCTTGGCCTGGTCGATTCTGATCATGACCGTCTCTACTTTTTGCATTGGCTTGCTGCCGGGCTACAACCATATCGGTCTGTGGGCACCCGCATTACTGTTGCTGATCCGGCTGGTGCAGGGCTTTTCGGCGTCCGGCGAATACGCGGGGGCATCGGCGTTTTTGGCCGAATATGCGCCCGAGGGCAAACGCGGTTTCTACACCAGTATCGTTCCGGCGAGTACCGCGGCCGGTCTGTTGTTTGGCGCTGTGTTTGTGGCGGGGCTGCACGCGCTGATGACTGTCGAAAACCTCCACGACTGGGGCTGGCGCTTGCCTTTTCTGCTGGCCGCGCCTTTTGGCCTGGTCGGGCGTTATATCCGCATGAGCTTGCAGGACTCACCCAAGTTCCTGGAGATGGAAAAACGCCTGGAAGCCAAGGAGTGCGCGACCCATGCGCCGATTCGTGAATTGCTCACGGTGCATCGCCGTGCCGTGATGATCGGCATTGGTGTGACCTGCCTGAACGCCGTGGCGTTTTACCTGCTGCTCAGCTACATGCCGACTTACCTGTCGACGGAAATGGGCATGAGTGAAAGCGATTCATTTATGGCGTCCACCGTGTCACTGGCGACCTACATCGGCTTGATCTTCTTGATGGGCAAACTGTCTGACCGTTTCGGTCGAAAAACCATGCTGGTGGCTGCGTCAGTGTTGTTTCTGGCACTGACATTTCCGCTGTTCGGGATGCTGGGCAACCCGTCGCTGGTGGTGATCCTGATGATCCAGATTGCCTTTGGCGCGATTCTGGCGATGAACGACGGCACCTTGCCGTGCTTTCTGGCCGAAATCTTCCCGACCCGAGTGCGTTTCAGCGGCTTTGCCTTCAGCTTCAACATCGCCAACGCCTTGTTTGGCGGCACGGCTCCGTTTATCGCCACGTGGCTGATTCAACTCACCGGCAACAAAATGGCTCCGGCCTGGTACTTGCTGGCCGCGGCAGCGGTTGCTTTGATCGCAATGCTGGCCAGTCGCGAAACAGCACACAAAGCACTGCAGGATTAAAAACCGGCCTCCCTGGGTTTGTGTAGGAGCGAGCTTGCCTCGCGATCTTTTAAAGCATCAAAAGATCGCGAGACAAGCTCGCTCCTACAGATTTCTGGGGTCA
This window encodes:
- a CDS encoding MFS transporter, giving the protein MSTVSSTLSLTVEQQLELSSERKALRRAATASFLGNFVEWFDYAAYGYLATVIALTFFPQTDAATGLLATFAVFALSFIVRPIGGLIWGHFGDKYGRRSALAWSILIMTVSTFCIGLLPGYNHIGLWAPALLLLIRLVQGFSASGEYAGASAFLAEYAPEGKRGFYTSIVPASTAAGLLFGAVFVAGLHALMTVENLHDWGWRLPFLLAAPFGLVGRYIRMSLQDSPKFLEMEKRLEAKECATHAPIRELLTVHRRAVMIGIGVTCLNAVAFYLLLSYMPTYLSTEMGMSESDSFMASTVSLATYIGLIFLMGKLSDRFGRKTMLVAASVLFLALTFPLFGMLGNPSLVVILMIQIAFGAILAMNDGTLPCFLAEIFPTRVRFSGFAFSFNIANALFGGTAPFIATWLIQLTGNKMAPAWYLLAAAAVALIAMLASRETAHKALQD
- a CDS encoding M24 family metallopeptidase, which gives rise to MQMPKTIQIKNGEKVTPTFSAQEYANRQAKLRAYMAQNNIDAAVFTSYHNLNYYSDFLYCSFGRNYALVVTQESAVTISANIDGGQPWRRTMGTDNIVYTDWQRDNYFVAIQQALPKAGRIGIEFDHMNLLNRDKLASRYPQAEFVDIAAPCMRMRMIKSAEEHAIIRHGARIADIGGAAIVEALRDQVPEYEVALHATQAMVREIARTFPDSELMDTWTWFQSGINTDGAHNPVTTRKVNKGDILSLNCFPMIAGYYTALERTLFLDHCSDEHLRLWEVNVKVHEAGLKLIKPGMRCSDIALQLNEIFLEHDLLQYRTFGYGHSFGTLSHYYGREAGLELREDIDTVLEPGMVVSIEPMIMIPEGRPGAGGYREHDILIVNEQGGENITHFPYGPQHNIIKQ
- a CDS encoding response regulator transcription factor, coding for MPTHLLLVEDDFRLRHDLERHLLLRGFTVTSCPDGIQGLKALQERPFDLVLLDIMLPGMDGLSLLEALRSQQNIPVMLMSALGNEQDRITGFTRGADDYLPKPFSLAELDARTDALLRRMAMLKPVPAERQNGALSFDEAAQDVVHNGQSAGLTLSEYRVLMTLHEHGGEPLSKAFLYQHVLHRIYTRLDRGLDVHVCNVRRKLAAIGAQHIQIQAVRGQGYILVETERT
- a CDS encoding sensor histidine kinase, with protein sequence MRRHPLLWKLALLQVSFCLLLTWIIWIWGLSAERRTYFLSAQERDYLGDYAQQAESLWQAQGTPGLERFTQQLAAKENTWVSVLGPNLESLSNTPLTPQIYRQLTFMRQLHWPMSRRLQDALPYVSIPFPNHPDQGQLVIQLPERMLPSGLTPWTHVLSHGVMPTLLAALLGLLLYRHLVLPLNRLRDRADALRADDLDSEVPLPLIKRRDELGELAQAFEHMASRLRSSLNQQRLLLRTLSHELRTPLARLRIAHDSLLPPDQLRQRLDREIDDMQRLLEDTLNLAWMDTERPQLRSEPVLVLSVWEALCEDACFESGWAPERLPCLLGTDCYVHVHLDSLAQALENLLRNAIRYSPAHGKVTLSGWREGDAWHLCLKDEGSGVAAEDLPDLFVPYQRLKGSIGEGFGLGLAIAQRAIELQQGRLWATNSPTGLCMHLLLPAEKCLES